One Fontisphaera persica DNA window includes the following coding sequences:
- a CDS encoding hydrogenase iron-sulfur subunit has protein sequence MSETAGKRQVEAGWSPRIVAFFCNWCTYTAADLAGVSRLKYAPNVRVIRLMCSGRVDPQFILEAFARGADGVLVGGCHPNDCHYVEGNYKMLRRARLLRRMLAGMGIEEARFRLEWISAAEGEKVKVVVNEMVEQIRALGPLGLPGRWAEWDREVAELAAKVEREESEVAHG, from the coding sequence ATGAGTGAGACAGCAGGCAAGCGGCAGGTGGAGGCGGGCTGGAGTCCGCGGATAGTGGCGTTTTTTTGCAACTGGTGCACGTACACGGCGGCGGATTTGGCGGGGGTGTCGCGGTTGAAGTACGCGCCGAACGTGCGGGTGATTCGGTTGATGTGCAGCGGGCGGGTGGATCCGCAGTTTATTTTGGAGGCGTTTGCGCGTGGGGCGGACGGGGTGTTGGTGGGGGGGTGTCATCCCAATGACTGTCATTATGTGGAGGGGAACTACAAGATGCTGCGGCGGGCGCGGTTGTTGCGGCGGATGTTGGCGGGGATGGGGATAGAGGAGGCGCGGTTTCGGCTGGAGTGGATCTCGGCGGCGGAGGGGGAGAAGGTGAAGGTGGTGGTGAACGAGATGGTGGAGCAGATACGGGCGTTGGGGCCGTTGGGTTTGCCGGGGCGGTGGGCGGAGTGGGATCGGGAGGTGGCGGAGCTGGCGGCGAAGGTGGAGCGAGAAGAAAGCGAGGTGGCACATGGCTAA
- a CDS encoding nickel-dependent hydrogenase large subunit produces MPQITSRICGVCPTAHHMAATKCLDSLYGVEPPPAGRKIRELVYHAFMLEDHALHVYVLGAGFHCGAGRRRRSGT; encoded by the coding sequence ATGCCGCAGATTACCAGTCGGATTTGCGGGGTGTGTCCGACGGCGCATCACATGGCGGCGACCAAGTGTTTGGACAGTTTGTATGGGGTGGAGCCGCCGCCGGCGGGGCGGAAGATTCGGGAGCTGGTGTATCATGCGTTCATGTTGGAGGATCATGCGCTGCACGTGTATGTGCTGGGGGCCGGATTTCATTGTGGGGCCGGGCGCCGGCGGCGGAGCGGAACATAG
- a CDS encoding oxidoreductase — protein sequence MAKPKVAFYWCASCGGCEETVVDLAEDILGLVEKVEIVLWPVAMDFKYRDVEALPEGGIVATFLNGAIRSTEQAELARLLRRKSRYLIAYGSCAHMGGVPGLANLYRREELLRFNYEGSPSVVNEGRCGRGWSMRRGHRLHLPELHGGAGVGSGGGGGLLCAGVSADAVGDEGGGGGVVGGAVAGAGVGVGAGRGVVQRVSAAGEQAGGPGVGRAGAAASAGVGWDEVFFGAGGGVYGAGDAGGVWGQCMGEHAVHGCFGPTSRVRDQGRRCCRVCVQIWGRRTRRGWMRCWGMPDPVGTLYRYGLAKSLLRRKVGV from the coding sequence ATGGCTAAGCCGAAGGTAGCGTTTTACTGGTGTGCGTCGTGTGGGGGCTGTGAGGAGACGGTGGTGGACTTGGCGGAGGACATTTTGGGGTTGGTGGAGAAGGTGGAGATTGTGTTGTGGCCGGTGGCGATGGACTTCAAGTACCGGGACGTGGAGGCGCTGCCGGAGGGGGGGATTGTGGCCACCTTTCTCAATGGGGCGATTCGTTCGACGGAGCAGGCGGAGTTGGCGCGGTTGTTGCGGCGGAAGAGCCGGTATCTGATAGCGTACGGGTCGTGTGCGCACATGGGGGGGGTGCCTGGGCTGGCCAATTTGTACCGGCGGGAGGAGCTATTGCGGTTCAACTATGAGGGGAGTCCGTCGGTGGTGAACGAGGGAAGGTGCGGCCGCGGGTGGAGCATGAGGAGGGGGCACCGGTTGCATTTGCCGGAGCTGCATGGGGGTGCGGGCGTTGGATCAGGTGGTGGAGGTGGACTATTATGTGCCGGGGTGTCCGCCGACGCCGTTGGTGACGAAGGCGGCGGTGGGGGCGTTGTTGGAGGGGCGGTTGCCGGAGCGGGGGTCGGTGTTGGCGCCGGACGTGGCGTTGTGCAGCGAGTGTCCGCGGCGGGAGAGCAAGCCGGTGGACCTGGCGTTGGGAGAGCTGGTGCGGCCGCATCAGCGGGTGTTGGATGGGACGAAGTGTTTTTTGGCGCAGGGGGTGGTGTGTATGGGGCCGGCGACGCGGGCGGGGTGTGGGGGCAGTGCATGGGGGAACATGCCGTGCACGGGTGTTTTGGGCCGACGTCGCGGGTGCGGGATCAGGGGCGAAGATGCTGTCGAGTTTGTGTTCAGATTTGGGGCCGAAGGACGAGGCGGGGGTGGATGCGGTGCTGGGGGATGCCGGATCCGGTGGGGACGTTGTATCGGTATGGGCTGGCCAAGAGCCTGTTGCGGCGGAAGGTGGGGGTGTGA